A genomic segment from Polyangium mundeleinium encodes:
- a CDS encoding TetR family transcriptional regulator, whose product MVEEALTAERILEAAEEVLRRFGPAKATVVDVARALGVSHGSVYRHFPSKTALRDAVAERWLTRVSKPLAEVAAEKGPATERLRRWLGLLFELKRKKARDEPELFATYSNLVADARDVVRVHVETLAMQVARILTDGVEQGEFTLDDPVASAWAVFHATARFHNPVHASEWSDPGIDAAFEGVWSLIRGGLGAREAPAKARKKPSKK is encoded by the coding sequence ATGGTCGAAGAGGCGCTTACCGCTGAACGTATCCTCGAAGCGGCCGAGGAGGTCCTCCGTCGCTTCGGGCCCGCCAAGGCCACGGTCGTCGACGTGGCCCGCGCGCTCGGCGTCAGTCATGGCAGCGTGTATCGGCATTTCCCGAGCAAGACGGCATTGCGGGACGCGGTGGCGGAACGCTGGCTCACGCGTGTATCGAAGCCGCTCGCGGAAGTCGCCGCCGAAAAGGGCCCGGCCACCGAGCGCCTGCGGCGCTGGCTCGGCCTGCTCTTCGAGCTGAAGCGAAAAAAGGCGCGCGACGAGCCCGAGCTCTTCGCGACGTACAGCAATCTCGTCGCCGACGCGCGGGACGTGGTCCGCGTGCACGTCGAGACGCTCGCCATGCAAGTCGCCCGGATCCTCACGGACGGCGTGGAGCAAGGCGAGTTCACCCTCGACGATCCGGTTGCCTCGGCCTGGGCCGTCTTCCACGCGACGGCGCGGTTTCACAATCCAGTCCACGCGTCGGAATGGTCCGACCCGGGTATCGATGCGGCCTTCGAGGGCGTGTGGTCCCTCATCCGCGGCGGCCTCGGCGCGCGAGAAGCTCCCGCGAAGGCGCGCAAGAAACCCTCGAAGAAATAA
- a CDS encoding aldo/keto reductase — MITRSLGSKGPRVSALGLGCMGMSDLYGPSDRAESIATIHAALDAGIDLLDTGDFYGMGHNELLLREALEGRARDKVAISVKFGAMRDPAGGWVGIDGRPSAVKNFLTYSLRRLGTDYVDVYRLARVDPAVPIEDTVGAIADMVKAGYVRHIGLSEASADTMRRAHATHPICDLQIEYSLVSRSIEAEILPTARELGITITAYGVLSRGLISGHWSKDRAMAPTDFRKYSPRFAPENLDKNLALVEALRGIAEAKGTTVAPIAIAWVLSRGSDIIPLVGARRRDRLTEALSALSIDLGPEDLARIERAVPAGAAAGERYAASQMAHLDSERKAH; from the coding sequence ATGATCACGCGTTCGCTCGGCTCGAAGGGTCCTCGGGTGTCGGCCTTGGGCCTCGGGTGCATGGGCATGTCCGATCTCTACGGCCCGTCCGACAGGGCCGAGAGCATTGCCACGATTCACGCAGCGCTCGACGCAGGGATCGATCTGCTCGATACGGGCGACTTCTACGGCATGGGCCACAACGAGCTGCTCCTCCGCGAGGCGCTCGAAGGACGGGCCCGCGACAAGGTCGCCATCAGCGTCAAGTTCGGCGCGATGCGCGATCCTGCCGGCGGCTGGGTCGGCATCGACGGGCGCCCCAGCGCGGTGAAGAACTTCCTCACCTACTCGTTGCGCCGCCTCGGCACCGATTACGTCGACGTCTACCGCCTTGCCCGCGTCGATCCGGCCGTGCCGATCGAGGACACGGTCGGCGCGATCGCCGACATGGTCAAAGCCGGGTACGTCCGCCACATCGGGCTCTCCGAGGCGAGCGCCGACACGATGCGCCGCGCTCACGCGACGCACCCGATCTGCGATTTGCAGATCGAATATTCGCTGGTCTCGCGCAGCATCGAGGCCGAGATCCTCCCTACCGCGCGCGAGCTCGGCATTACGATCACCGCGTACGGCGTGCTCTCCCGCGGCCTCATCAGCGGCCACTGGTCGAAGGATCGCGCGATGGCGCCGACCGATTTCCGGAAGTACAGCCCGCGCTTCGCGCCGGAGAACCTCGACAAGAACCTCGCGCTCGTCGAGGCCTTGCGCGGTATCGCCGAGGCGAAAGGCACGACCGTCGCGCCGATCGCCATTGCGTGGGTGCTCTCGCGCGGGAGCGACATCATCCCGCTCGTCGGGGCGCGGCGGCGCGACCGTCTCACCGAGGCGCTGAGCGCGCTCTCCATCGATCTCGGGCCGGAGGACCTCGCGCGGATCGAGCGCGCCGTGCCGGCCGGCGCGGCCGCGGGCGAGCGGTATGCCGCGTCCCAAATGGCGCACCTCGACAGCGAACGCAAGGCGCATTGA